CAGTTAACTTAAGCATCTACCTCATTTGCATAAATATTGAGGTCTATTTGTCATGCTTGTTTTTTCTGTTTCCAATGTTTATCAATAAAATTCAGACCTTCCTTGATTAAATTCATTCTCTGGTACTCTTTGTTTTCCTATATCTTCCACTATTGAATGCTAACTGTAAATTTTTATCTTATAGTTTCACAATTACCTAAATTAACTTTTTACTCCTTCACCTAAAGCAAAGAGGAGTTCTCCAGTAACGGCAACTTTACCATCTACCGTGATAATCCCTTTTCCTTTTCCTAGAGGTCCCCTCACAGATAGGATTTCTACTTCTATTTTCAATACATCACCGGGAATTACCTGCTTTTTAAAACGAACTTTTTCTATCCCTGCAAAAAAAGCTAATTTTTCTTTATTTTCTTCCATAGCCAAAAGGGCCACTGCCCCCACTTGAGCCATAGCTTCTACCATTAAAACCCCTGGCATTACAGGAAATTTTGGGAAATGTCCTTGAAAATACCCTTCATTGGCAGTTACATTTTTATATCCTACTGCCCTTTTACCTAATTCAACTTCCTCAATTCTATCCACTAATAAAAAGGGATAGCGATGGGGAATTATTTTTTTGATATCTTCAATATTTAAATTTTTCAGCTTTGCCATTTTTTCACCACCAATGTTGCATTATGCCCACCAAAACCTAAGGAATTACTCATTGCATAATTTAC
This region of Anaerobranca californiensis DSM 14826 genomic DNA includes:
- the fabZ gene encoding 3-hydroxyacyl-ACP dehydratase FabZ, with the translated sequence MAKLKNLNIEDIKKIIPHRYPFLLVDRIEEVELGKRAVGYKNVTANEGYFQGHFPKFPVMPGVLMVEAMAQVGAVALLAMEENKEKLAFFAGIEKVRFKKQVIPGDVLKIEVEILSVRGPLGKGKGIITVDGKVAVTGELLFALGEGVKS